From the Brevinematales bacterium genome, one window contains:
- a CDS encoding amidophosphoribosyltransferase — protein MDKPKEECGIFGIYGISEAANYVYLGLNFLQHRGQESCGIVSTEGISLYKQVGVGKISEFLDDEKLNYLKGFRSIGHVRYSTTGSPTLVNAQPITGSTSKGAVAIAHNGNITNANLIRNELIKQGKVFHSTSDSEVVIHLISEAPPEDLVEAVKWALSKLEGSFALLIMTKDTLIAARDPMGFRPLSMGKIGDTIADIGGTIAFSSEDSAFSIIEAKKLREVEPNEMVIITENGIRTDQIIPVKPKTNQCVFELIYFAKPSSNMFHTSVYEYRLGIGRKLARLHPVDADYVVPVPDSGMVSAIGYSMESGIPLGLGLIRSHFIGRTFIEPSQKIRDFGVKMKFIPVPEIIAGKRIILIDDSVVRGTTSKKIVKLVRNYGPKEVHMRVASPPVRFPCFYGIDFSTYEELLANKYRTMDEIAAFIGVETVGYLDTDALFTENDSAHMGDFCAACFDGKYPSPLNQFSKDGFEQEIKQKYFGNHRGS, from the coding sequence ATGGATAAGCCAAAAGAAGAATGCGGTATATTCGGTATCTACGGGATCAGCGAAGCGGCGAATTATGTCTACCTCGGGTTAAATTTCCTCCAGCACCGGGGGCAGGAATCCTGCGGTATCGTAAGCACCGAGGGGATTTCGCTCTATAAGCAGGTCGGCGTCGGTAAAATCTCGGAGTTTCTCGACGATGAGAAACTGAACTACCTCAAGGGATTCCGTTCCATCGGACATGTGCGTTACTCCACCACGGGTTCGCCCACCCTTGTCAACGCCCAGCCTATCACCGGCTCCACCTCCAAAGGCGCGGTCGCCATCGCGCATAACGGGAATATCACTAACGCCAACCTGATACGCAACGAACTCATCAAGCAGGGAAAGGTCTTTCACTCCACGAGCGACAGCGAGGTGGTCATCCACCTGATATCCGAGGCGCCCCCCGAAGACCTTGTCGAGGCCGTCAAATGGGCGTTATCGAAGCTCGAGGGCTCGTTCGCCCTGCTGATTATGACCAAGGATACACTGATCGCCGCGCGCGACCCGATGGGTTTCCGCCCGTTGTCGATGGGCAAGATCGGCGATACGATCGCCGATATCGGCGGAACGATCGCGTTCTCGTCCGAGGACAGCGCGTTTTCCATCATCGAGGCGAAGAAGCTCCGCGAGGTGGAGCCCAACGAAATGGTTATCATCACCGAGAACGGGATACGCACCGATCAGATTATTCCCGTCAAGCCGAAAACCAACCAGTGTGTGTTCGAGCTGATCTATTTCGCGAAACCGTCGTCAAATATGTTCCATACCAGCGTTTACGAGTACCGTCTCGGTATCGGGCGGAAGCTCGCGAGGTTGCACCCTGTAGACGCGGACTATGTCGTTCCCGTGCCGGATTCCGGTATGGTGTCTGCGATCGGCTACTCGATGGAATCGGGCATACCGCTCGGCCTCGGCCTGATACGCAGTCACTTCATCGGCCGCACATTTATCGAGCCCTCGCAGAAAATCCGCGACTTCGGCGTGAAGATGAAATTTATCCCCGTCCCGGAAATTATTGCCGGGAAACGGATTATACTGATAGACGATTCCGTCGTCCGAGGGACTACTTCCAAGAAGATCGTGAAACTCGTGCGAAACTACGGCCCTAAGGAAGTGCATATGCGGGTCGCCTCGCCGCCGGTACGTTTCCCATGCTTCTACGGCATCGACTTCTCCACCTACGAGGAGCTTCTCGCGAACAAGTACCGCACGATGGACGAGATCGCCGCGTTTATCGGGGTGGAGACCGTCGGCTACCTCGATACGGACGCGTTGTTCACCGAGAACGATTCCGCGCACATGGGAGATTTCTGCGCAGCGTGTTTCGACGGGAAATACCCGTCGCCGCTGAACCAGTTCTCCAAGGACGGGTTCGAGCAGGAGATCAAGCAGAAGTACTTCGGTAACCACCGGGGTTCGTAG
- a CDS encoding NUDIX hydrolase encodes MKKPMIEETVSTREVLRGTSFSFMSDNVMLPNGRTVQRNYVRYPHAVVIIPFIDEKRLILIEQFRYSVGEVIWELPAGKIDDPSEPREAAAYRELLEETGYSAGKMEYLFSYYPAVGYSSEVIHAFRATQLEKAEQQPDEDEIIEPAIVDYSEAMEWVYSGKIKDSKTILLLLYLQRWYRP; translated from the coding sequence ATGAAAAAACCGATGATAGAGGAAACAGTTTCCACCCGCGAAGTCCTGCGAGGGACGTCGTTCTCGTTTATGAGCGACAACGTCATGCTTCCCAACGGGAGAACCGTCCAGCGTAATTATGTCCGTTACCCCCACGCCGTCGTCATCATCCCGTTCATCGACGAGAAACGCCTGATACTGATCGAACAGTTCCGCTACTCGGTCGGCGAGGTGATATGGGAACTCCCCGCTGGGAAGATCGACGATCCGTCCGAACCGCGTGAGGCCGCCGCGTACCGCGAGCTCCTCGAGGAGACCGGCTACAGCGCGGGTAAGATGGAGTACCTGTTCTCGTACTATCCCGCCGTCGGTTACAGTTCGGAGGTCATCCACGCCTTCCGCGCGACCCAGCTCGAAAAAGCCGAACAGCAGCCCGACGAGGACGAGATTATCGAACCCGCGATTGTGGATTATTCCGAGGCGATGGAATGGGTATATTCGGGGAAAATCAAGGATTCTAAGACGATTCTGCTCTTATTATATCTACAGAGATGGTACAGGCCTTAA
- the nadB gene encoding L-aspartate oxidase, giving the protein MEFDAVVVGSGIAGSVAAYYLAKQGYQVVLLDKSEDSSESNTYQAQGGISYQGEKDSIDLRFQDIMNAGAGISNPDAVSIIAEMGPKLIEEILINEFKVDFSRKGDGSLDYTDEGAHSVRRILHSFDTTGRSVQIAASAALKKQNKVTHLYNHTAVDIITWHHHSNDVHRMYKPLTALGVYALDNNTKKVEKILSKIVVLASGGMGRIYLHTTNPISATGDGYAMAARAGARLINMEFTQFHPTTLYHPRGHNFLISESVRGEGAVITDTRGRPFMHKYHEKKDLAPRDIVTRAILNELLESGDKFVLLDLSPIGKENIPKRFPNIYKTCLELDIDISEQPIPIVPAFHFSCGGVMTDTHGRTNIERLFAAGEVACTGLHGANRLASTSLLEAMVFGRIISDYTIANKDFYYGFKFPEVREWIDTGIIDIIDPALIKQDWTYLQNIMWNYVGPIRSKKRLQRALIDLRNLQEDIENFYRDAKMDRKMVELRNAIQTGAVVAEHAWTNRDSLGAHYRID; this is encoded by the coding sequence ATGGAATTTGACGCAGTAGTGGTGGGAAGCGGTATCGCGGGCAGCGTGGCCGCTTATTATCTCGCGAAACAAGGTTATCAGGTCGTACTTCTCGATAAATCGGAAGATTCTTCCGAATCCAACACTTATCAAGCCCAGGGTGGAATCTCCTATCAGGGCGAAAAAGATTCCATCGATCTCCGGTTTCAGGATATTATGAACGCGGGCGCGGGTATTTCCAATCCCGACGCGGTCTCCATTATCGCGGAGATGGGGCCTAAGCTGATCGAGGAAATCCTGATCAACGAATTCAAGGTCGATTTCTCCCGTAAGGGCGACGGTTCTCTCGATTATACCGACGAGGGCGCGCATTCGGTCAGGAGAATCCTGCATTCGTTCGACACTACCGGGCGCAGCGTCCAGATAGCCGCGTCGGCCGCGCTTAAAAAGCAGAACAAAGTCACCCATCTCTATAATCACACCGCCGTCGATATCATCACCTGGCACCATCATTCCAACGACGTGCACCGGATGTACAAACCGCTGACCGCCCTCGGGGTATACGCCCTCGATAACAATACGAAAAAAGTCGAAAAGATATTGTCGAAAATCGTCGTGCTGGCGTCGGGCGGAATGGGGCGGATATACCTCCATACGACGAACCCCATATCGGCGACCGGGGACGGTTACGCTATGGCCGCGCGCGCGGGGGCGCGTCTCATCAATATGGAATTCACTCAGTTCCATCCGACGACGCTCTATCACCCGAGGGGGCATAATTTCCTGATATCCGAATCGGTGCGCGGCGAAGGGGCGGTGATCACCGATACCCGCGGCCGCCCGTTTATGCATAAGTACCATGAGAAAAAAGACCTCGCCCCGAGAGATATTGTCACCCGCGCTATTCTGAACGAGCTTCTCGAATCGGGGGATAAATTCGTGCTCCTGGACCTTTCCCCGATAGGCAAGGAAAATATCCCGAAGCGTTTCCCCAACATCTATAAGACGTGCCTCGAACTCGATATCGATATCAGCGAGCAGCCGATACCGATCGTACCCGCGTTCCATTTCTCATGCGGCGGGGTGATGACCGATACTCACGGGCGCACGAATATCGAACGGCTATTCGCGGCGGGTGAGGTGGCATGCACCGGACTGCACGGCGCGAACCGACTCGCGAGCACGTCGCTTCTCGAGGCGATGGTGTTCGGCAGAATTATCTCCGATTACACGATTGCCAATAAGGATTTTTATTACGGCTTCAAATTTCCCGAAGTACGGGAATGGATCGATACCGGGATTATCGATATTATCGACCCCGCGCTGATCAAGCAGGACTGGACCTACCTCCAGAATATCATGTGGAACTATGTCGGGCCGATACGCAGTAAGAAGCGTCTCCAGAGGGCGTTGATCGATCTGCGGAACCTTCAGGAAGATATAGAAAACTTTTACCGCGACGCGAAGATGGATAGGAAGATGGTGGAACTGCGTAACGCTATCCAGACGGGCGCGGTGGTCGCGGAGCACGCATGGACGAACCGCGATAGCCTCGGCGCGCATTACCGGATCGATTAG